One genomic window of Ruminococcus gauvreauii includes the following:
- a CDS encoding ABC transporter ATP-binding protein → MKLEILGLSKSYGKKKALSRINLELTPGVYGLLGPNGAGKSTLMNIIAGNLAPDTGMVLYNNIDVTGGSAVFRKVLGFMPQQQALYDQFTGYRFLAYMADLKGMPKRQAIKEIKEVLKFVNMTEQAKKRMGSYSGGMKQRILIAQAVLNQPSVLILDEPTAGLDPRERIRVRNMISQIAEDKIVLLATHVVSDIEQIGKKVILMKQGNVLAVARPQELIEELEGKVYDLIVPVSALAGLEQRYLVSNVSYCGEQLMVHVIAEEVPNEYPWQRSHPTLEDVYLYRFEDEVRRDADMEK, encoded by the coding sequence TTGAAACTCGAAATACTGGGACTTAGCAAATCATATGGAAAAAAGAAGGCTTTGTCGAGAATAAATCTGGAGCTGACGCCGGGAGTCTATGGACTGTTGGGGCCGAACGGTGCCGGGAAGAGTACGCTGATGAATATCATTGCGGGCAACCTCGCCCCGGATACCGGAATGGTGCTGTACAACAATATCGATGTCACCGGTGGAAGCGCCGTATTCCGCAAGGTTTTGGGATTTATGCCCCAGCAGCAGGCATTGTATGATCAGTTTACCGGCTACCGCTTTCTGGCGTATATGGCGGATTTGAAGGGAATGCCGAAGCGACAGGCGATAAAAGAGATCAAGGAGGTGCTGAAATTTGTTAATATGACGGAACAGGCGAAAAAAAGGATGGGGTCATATTCCGGCGGAATGAAGCAGAGGATACTGATTGCCCAGGCGGTTCTGAACCAGCCCTCCGTGCTGATCCTGGATGAGCCTACGGCAGGACTGGATCCCAGGGAACGTATACGGGTGCGCAATATGATCTCCCAGATCGCAGAAGACAAGATTGTTCTGCTGGCAACTCACGTTGTCTCAGATATTGAGCAGATCGGAAAGAAAGTGATTCTGATGAAACAGGGGAATGTGCTGGCAGTGGCACGGCCCCAGGAGCTGATCGAAGAACTGGAGGGAAAAGTGTATGATCTCATCGTTCCGGTATCGGCGCTTGCGGGCCTGGAGCAGCGGTATCTGGTCAGCAATGTCTCATACTGCGGGGAGCAGCTGATGGTGCATGTGATCGCGGAGGAGGTACCGAATGAATATCCCTGGCAGCGGAGTCATCCGACGCTTGAGGATGTGTATTTATACCGGTTCGAGGATGAGGTGAGGCGGGATGCGGATATGGAAAAATGA
- the vanR gene encoding VanR-ABDEGLN family response regulator transcription factor: protein MKESILIVDDEREIADLMEVYLNNDGYTVYKFYSGAEALECIESKKIDLAVLDVMLPDIDGFQICRKIREKFFFPIIMLTAKVEDSDKIMGLTIGADDYITKPFNPLEVVARVKTQLRRYMRYNSNSEQQKESVSEYDIKGLLINRETHSCRLFEEEISLTPIEFSVLWYLCENRGKVVSSEELFEAVWKEKYLDNNNTVMAHIGRLREKLHEPAKKPRFIKTVWGVGYKIEA from the coding sequence ATGAAGGAAAGTATTCTGATCGTAGATGACGAAAGAGAGATTGCCGATCTGATGGAAGTCTATCTGAACAATGACGGCTATACCGTGTATAAATTTTACAGCGGCGCTGAGGCGCTGGAATGCATAGAATCAAAAAAGATAGACCTGGCGGTGCTTGATGTGATGCTGCCGGATATTGATGGATTTCAGATCTGCAGGAAGATCCGGGAGAAGTTTTTTTTCCCGATCATCATGCTGACGGCAAAGGTGGAGGATTCGGATAAGATCATGGGGCTGACCATCGGAGCAGACGATTACATCACAAAGCCTTTTAATCCGCTGGAAGTGGTGGCGAGGGTTAAGACTCAGCTGAGAAGGTACATGCGCTACAACAGCAATTCTGAGCAGCAGAAAGAGAGCGTCAGCGAATATGACATCAAAGGTCTTCTGATCAACAGGGAAACGCACAGCTGCCGTCTGTTTGAGGAAGAGATTTCTCTTACACCGATTGAGTTTTCGGTGCTCTGGTATCTCTGCGAAAACCGGGGAAAGGTGGTATCCTCAGAGGAATTATTTGAAGCAGTGTGGAAAGAGAAATATCTTGACAATAACAATACTGTGATGGCGCATATCGGGCGGCTGCGGGAAAAGCTGCATGAGCCTGCGAAAAAGCCGAGATTTATAAAGACGGTCTGGGGAGTGGGGTACAAGATTGAAGCGTAG
- the vanS gene encoding vancomycin resistance histidine kinase VanS — MKRRVKREKDGYGQLRTKIFIRTLMMVAGATAGVWMIYDLIFFGRFSEWMISLFEMMFRMDYQEALNLYQQTFRNYMDLIFMTVIAIAFFCIFWFYLRWFTKYFGEVNSGIDALIQEDAHDITMSPELSATEKKLNDIRHTLEKRKLDAQLAEQRKNDLVVYLAHDLKTPLTSVIGYLTLLRDEKEISEELRVKYLGISLDKAERLEELIDEFFEITRFNLSNIVLEYSRVNLTRLLEQLVFEFGPMFGEKHLNYMLHAEPDLMILCDADKMQRVLDNLLRNAVYYSFEGSTVEIAAAFKEDAAVITVVNQGNTIPKEKLGRIFEQFYRLDTARGSNSGGAGLGLAIAREIVELHHGEITVQSKEERTTFEVTIPVS, encoded by the coding sequence TTGAAGCGTAGAGTGAAAAGGGAAAAGGACGGTTACGGGCAGCTTAGGACAAAGATATTTATCAGGACGCTGATGATGGTGGCAGGTGCGACAGCGGGTGTCTGGATGATCTATGATCTGATTTTCTTCGGACGCTTTTCGGAGTGGATGATATCGCTTTTTGAAATGATGTTCCGGATGGATTATCAGGAAGCTCTGAACTTGTATCAGCAGACGTTCCGCAACTATATGGACCTCATTTTTATGACTGTTATCGCCATCGCCTTTTTTTGTATTTTCTGGTTTTACCTGAGATGGTTTACGAAATACTTTGGTGAAGTGAACAGCGGAATTGATGCGCTCATTCAGGAAGATGCCCATGATATCACAATGTCTCCGGAATTATCAGCGACGGAGAAAAAGCTCAATGATATCAGACATACGCTGGAAAAACGCAAGCTGGACGCGCAGCTGGCGGAGCAGAGAAAGAACGATCTGGTTGTTTACCTGGCCCACGACCTGAAGACGCCGCTGACTTCTGTGATCGGGTATCTTACACTGCTCAGAGATGAAAAGGAAATCTCAGAGGAGCTTCGTGTAAAATACCTGGGGATTTCCCTGGATAAGGCAGAGCGGCTGGAGGAGCTGATCGATGAGTTTTTCGAGATCACCCGGTTTAACCTTTCCAATATCGTACTGGAATACAGCAGGGTCAATCTGACCCGCCTGCTGGAGCAGCTGGTCTTTGAATTTGGACCGATGTTTGGAGAGAAGCATCTGAATTACATGCTGCATGCCGAACCGGATCTTATGATCCTGTGTGATGCCGATAAAATGCAGCGTGTATTGGATAACCTGCTGCGAAACGCCGTTTATTACAGTTTCGAGGGAAGCACTGTGGAAATTGCGGCGGCATTCAAAGAGGATGCGGCAGTCATCACGGTGGTGAATCAGGGGAATACAATCCCGAAGGAAAAGCTGGGACGCATTTTCGAACAGTTTTACCGGCTGGATACGGCACGCGGTTCGAACAGCGGCGGAGCGGGGCTTGGGCTTGCCATCGCCAGAGAGATCGTGGAGCTGCATCACGGAGAGATAACGGTGCAGAGTAAAGAAGAACGGACGACATTTGAGGTGACGATTCCGGTTTCGTAG
- a CDS encoding VanZ family protein: MGDILGYVLIGFILMAAVAILYLPVYLVLRKKFCFLRQMSFLLLIGCCLIILLATVLISVFLGMTEGLDAMAVRHDINMIPLRWTAEEWAMGREEMLTQVAANVVMFIPFGFILPAALPVFRRFFRTMLCAACFSFLIEFAQYFIGRSSDIDDFLQNTIGGVIGYLIFLLFSKLFQTSRIWRKFTGRPL; the protein is encoded by the coding sequence ATGGGAGACATTCTGGGATATGTATTGATCGGCTTTATATTGATGGCTGCTGTCGCAATTTTGTATCTGCCCGTTTATTTGGTGTTGAGGAAAAAGTTCTGCTTTCTGAGGCAGATGTCGTTTCTGCTTCTGATTGGCTGCTGTCTTATCATACTATTGGCAACCGTACTGATTTCCGTGTTCCTTGGCATGACAGAAGGTCTGGACGCTATGGCTGTCAGGCATGATATTAACATGATCCCGCTGCGATGGACAGCGGAGGAATGGGCGATGGGCAGGGAAGAAATGCTTACACAGGTTGCCGCTAATGTTGTCATGTTTATTCCGTTTGGCTTTATCCTGCCGGCGGCCCTGCCTGTATTTCGGAGATTTTTCAGGACGATGCTCTGCGCTGCGTGTTTTTCTTTTCTGATCGAATTTGCACAGTATTTTATCGGCCGTTCTTCGGATATCGACGATTTTCTGCAGAATACCATCGGAGGTGTCATTGGGTATCTGATTTTTTTGCTGTTTTCCAAATTATTTCAAACGAGCAGGATCTGGAGAAAGTTTACAGGCAGGCCGCTATAA
- the vanG gene encoding D-alanine--D-serine ligase VanG, with protein MGKKRLAVIFGGNSTEYGVSLQSAFSVLENVNQEKYEVIPIGITRQGSWYRYGGAYGKIPDDTWMRDEKNLTPVVVHQNPAVHGILELSVWENRVTQLDLAFPVLHGKNGEDGTVQGLLELAGIPIVGCGVLASALCMDKDRAHRLAGAAGISVPKAVVLQKHQKCRAVVLPEDFTYPLFVKPVRAGSSCGIAKIYGEGELDAAVSAAFCHDDEVIVEENVDGFEVGCAILGMDVLTVGRVDEIELTGGFFDFTEKYALKHSRIHMPARIDAKTEQKIQETAKNIYQVLGCSGFARVDMFLTPSGDVVFNEVNTIPGFTAHSRYPNMMKGIGLSFEQLLERLLDMYDE; from the coding sequence ATGGGTAAAAAAAGACTGGCGGTTATCTTCGGAGGAAATTCAACAGAATATGGCGTATCACTGCAGTCGGCATTTTCTGTACTGGAAAATGTGAATCAGGAGAAATATGAAGTGATACCGATCGGAATCACGAGACAGGGGAGCTGGTACCGTTACGGGGGAGCTTACGGAAAAATACCGGATGATACCTGGATGCGGGATGAAAAAAATCTGACACCGGTTGTTGTGCATCAAAATCCTGCGGTGCATGGAATACTGGAACTTTCCGTATGGGAAAATCGTGTGACCCAGCTGGATCTCGCATTTCCGGTACTGCATGGAAAGAACGGGGAGGATGGAACCGTACAGGGATTACTTGAACTTGCCGGGATTCCGATTGTCGGCTGCGGCGTCCTCGCCTCAGCACTTTGCATGGACAAGGACAGGGCGCACAGACTGGCCGGGGCGGCAGGAATATCTGTCCCGAAGGCTGTGGTGCTGCAAAAACATCAGAAGTGCAGAGCGGTTGTCCTGCCGGAAGATTTTACGTATCCGCTGTTTGTCAAACCGGTACGCGCCGGCTCTTCGTGTGGAATCGCAAAGATATACGGGGAAGGGGAGCTTGATGCAGCAGTCAGTGCGGCCTTCTGCCACGATGACGAAGTGATTGTAGAGGAGAATGTGGACGGATTTGAGGTTGGATGTGCCATTCTGGGGATGGATGTCCTCACTGTGGGGAGAGTCGATGAGATCGAGCTGACGGGTGGATTCTTTGACTTTACAGAGAAGTATGCACTGAAGCATTCCAGAATCCACATGCCGGCCAGAATTGATGCAAAAACTGAGCAGAAAATACAGGAGACGGCAAAGAACATTTATCAAGTGCTGGGATGTTCAGGCTTTGCCCGGGTGGACATGTTTCTGACGCCTTCCGGTGATGTGGTATTTAATGAAGTGAATACCATACCGGGTTTTACCGCCCACAGCCGTTATCCGAATATGATGAAAGGAATCGGCCTGTCCTTTGAGCAGCTGTTGGAGAGGCTGTTGGATATGTATGATGAGTAG